The Methanobrevibacter millerae genome window below encodes:
- a CDS encoding alpha/beta fold hydrolase, whose amino-acid sequence MDSFKFSNGEVLENVNVEYMTFGNPKYENDVISNVIVYCHGSLGNFTSVKKIFPLLGEGDAFDENKYFFISISALGSPGSCSPSSTNLKNKFPIYSIEDVVNFQKQFLAEKFNINHVLGIIGNSMGGFIALTSAILYPDFADFIMPGVSSYKVAGHDYILSKFVNEIITSDENYEKGIECDSLARTLKIASLAEFNFGLSKEALREMPKEELSREFEEFGEESSFLDIYDVKYCNEACMNYDVEDDLDKITAKTLIISCIQDPHFPPELDGIPMSEMIEGSEIIIMDSQLGHLCFNELESISDELNAFMDEFGG is encoded by the coding sequence ATGGATTCCTTTAAATTTTCCAATGGGGAAGTCCTTGAAAATGTTAACGTTGAATACATGACCTTTGGAAATCCAAAATACGAAAATGATGTGATTTCAAATGTGATTGTTTATTGCCACGGCTCTCTGGGCAATTTTACCTCCGTTAAGAAGATATTTCCTCTGCTCGGCGAAGGTGATGCATTTGATGAGAATAAATATTTTTTCATTTCAATTTCAGCTTTGGGCTCACCGGGTTCATGCAGCCCTTCTTCAACCAATTTAAAAAATAAATTTCCAATCTATTCTATTGAAGACGTTGTCAATTTCCAGAAACAGTTTTTAGCCGAAAAATTCAATATAAATCATGTTTTGGGCATTATCGGCAACTCCATGGGGGGTTTTATTGCATTAACGTCTGCCATTCTCTATCCAGACTTTGCAGATTTTATAATGCCTGGTGTAAGCAGCTATAAGGTCGCAGGGCATGATTATATATTATCCAAATTTGTAAATGAAATCATCACAAGCGACGAGAACTATGAAAAGGGAATTGAATGTGATTCATTAGCAAGAACGTTAAAGATAGCCAGCTTGGCAGAATTCAATTTCGGACTCTCCAAAGAGGCCCTAAGGGAAATGCCAAAAGAAGAGCTGTCACGGGAATTTGAAGAATTTGGTGAGGAGAGTTCATTTTTAGACATCTATGACGTTAAATACTGCAATGAGGCTTGCATGAATTATGATGTTGAAGACGATTTGGACAAGATTACTGCCAAGACGCTGATTATTTCATGCATCCAGGATCCGCATTTTCCTCCGGAGCTTGACGGCATTCCAATGTCTGAAATGATTGAAGGTAGTGAAATCATCATCATGGATTCGCAATTGGGCCATTTGTGCTTCAATGAACTTGAAAGTATTTCTGATGAATTAAATGCATTCATGGATGAATTTGGGGGTTAA
- a CDS encoding DUF5750 family protein, with amino-acid sequence MNVKITGFDEDAEIPFIDYEAYGLSVEQMDFLNENLDDETSVNGDVFKIRVYFEEIFPFQSDIAKIRLDDFIAREEIEMNVFLSSFLEDM; translated from the coding sequence ATGAACGTTAAAATAACGGGTTTCGATGAAGATGCGGAAATTCCATTCATAGACTACGAGGCATATGGCCTGTCAGTGGAGCAGATGGATTTTTTGAATGAGAATCTGGATGATGAAACGTCTGTTAATGGTGATGTCTTTAAAATCAGAGTCTATTTTGAGGAAATATTCCCATTTCAAAGCGACATTGCCAAAATAAGGTTGGATGATTTCATTGCCCGTGAAGAGATTGAGATGAATGTTTTTCTTTCAAGTTTTCTGGAGGATATGTGA
- a CDS encoding homoserine acetyltransferase, whose translation MDSGRYYLKNEHHIFDEFEFKNGRVLNNVHVDYGVMGTPKYDEEGNIVNAIMFCHTFEGDYSSLSDIHLLIDENKVLSKEEYFFISITSLGFPESCSPSTTGLKDLFPEYEIEDLINFKRQLIKEKFQNIKRFHGIIGIAFGGYEALGWSVFYPDEMDFVIHFASSFKNDGYKYIYAKLANDIIESSPQYFSEVYDESISKVLISLSQLHYLVTFSMNYFNKMSIDEIDLTMDSFADRGLFYDIYDIKIRNDFLKTYNLENYLDRIKSKLLIVSVDNNNYYTPEYDSIPLHNAVENSELIFLDMGDEPNELEHLYKIEEDIKRFLSDV comes from the coding sequence ATGGATAGTGGAAGATATTATTTGAAAAATGAACATCATATATTCGATGAATTTGAATTCAAGAACGGACGTGTTCTTAATAATGTTCATGTGGATTATGGTGTTATGGGAACTCCAAAATATGATGAGGAAGGCAATATTGTAAATGCCATCATGTTTTGCCATACCTTTGAAGGAGACTATTCTTCACTTTCCGATATTCATCTGTTAATAGATGAAAATAAGGTTTTAAGCAAGGAGGAATATTTCTTCATATCCATAACTTCATTGGGCTTTCCCGAATCATGCTCTCCATCCACAACTGGTTTAAAAGATCTTTTCCCTGAATATGAAATTGAAGATCTGATTAATTTTAAAAGGCAGCTTATAAAAGAGAAGTTTCAAAATATCAAAAGGTTCCATGGAATCATAGGAATTGCCTTTGGAGGCTATGAGGCTTTAGGATGGTCTGTATTTTATCCGGACGAAATGGATTTCGTCATTCATTTTGCAAGCTCATTTAAAAATGACGGATACAAGTATATCTATGCAAAATTGGCAAATGACATTATTGAGTCATCACCACAGTATTTTTCTGAAGTTTATGACGAATCGATATCCAAGGTGCTGATTTCCTTATCTCAGCTCCATTATCTCGTTACCTTCTCAATGAATTATTTCAATAAAATGTCCATTGATGAAATCGATTTGACAATGGACAGCTTTGCAGACAGAGGATTATTCTATGACATTTATGATATCAAAATACGCAACGACTTTTTAAAGACATATAACCTGGAAAATTATCTGGACAGGATTAAGAGTAAATTATTAATCGTTAGCGTTGATAACAATAACTATTACACTCCGGAATATGATTCGATCCCATTGCATAATGCCGTTGAAAATTCCGAGCTGATATTTTTGGATATGGGCGATGAGCCTAACGAATTGGAACATCTTTATAAAATAGAAGAAGATATAAAAAGATTTTTGAGTGATGTTTAA
- the nucS gene encoding endonuclease NucS, with amino-acid sequence MKYKILEKPECEKAYELVEEALRKRATIILFACCRVEYEGRALSQLNWGERIILIKPDGSFLIHQDKKVEPVNWQPPKSRTRCYLKGDRLMLESHRRTPKELLSVEVRHIQFINYANVEDYEELEQAGYEKDMSDMIMKRPHIIEEGFTPKTREYAVEHGFIDILGKDSDGNLMILELKARKAGVNAVKQLKRYLQDMENTDNAYLKECKVQKKKIRGLLVAPSIMDDALELSEEEGIEFVSVEPPRELKRDKKITLDAF; translated from the coding sequence ATGAAATATAAAATTCTTGAAAAACCCGAATGTGAAAAAGCATATGAACTGGTTGAAGAGGCTCTGCGCAAAAGGGCTACAATAATACTTTTCGCATGCTGTAGAGTCGAATATGAAGGACGGGCATTAAGCCAATTGAATTGGGGAGAACGCATAATTCTCATTAAGCCTGACGGATCTTTTTTAATACATCAGGACAAAAAAGTGGAGCCAGTTAATTGGCAGCCTCCAAAATCCAGAACAAGATGCTACCTGAAAGGGGACAGACTAATGCTTGAAAGCCACAGGCGAACTCCAAAGGAACTGCTGAGCGTTGAAGTAAGGCATATCCAATTCATCAATTATGCAAACGTTGAAGACTATGAAGAGCTTGAACAGGCAGGTTATGAAAAGGACATGAGCGACATGATAATGAAAAGACCTCACATTATAGAGGAAGGCTTTACACCAAAAACAAGAGAATATGCTGTCGAACATGGCTTTATTGATATTTTAGGAAAGGACAGTGACGGAAACCTGATGATTCTGGAACTTAAGGCAAGAAAAGCCGGCGTTAATGCAGTAAAACAGCTGAAGAGATACCTGCAGGACATGGAAAATACCGATAATGCCTACCTAAAGGAATGCAAAGTTCAAAAGAAGAAAATCAGAGGATTGCTTGTCGCCCCATCAATTATGGATGACGCTCTTGAATTGAGTGAAGAGGAAGGCATCGAATTCGTTTCAGTTGAGCCTCCGCGCGAACTGAAAAGAGATAAAAAAATAACATTGGATGCGTTTTAA